TTCTGTGAAGATACTCATAAATCTCCGAAGCATAAGCTACACACAGCTGCGGATCATGTGATTTCTCTTCCGCATCCGAATTCAAATCCTTCTGTACCCCCTTCGCATTCCTCTCCAGCTTCCTCCTCTTTCCCCCTTTCCCCAAACCCAGATTCTGCGGAGTCAAAACATTCTGAATCTCACCCAAAACCACTCTCTTATTCGGGCGCTGCAGCGTCTCCTCAGCAGCTCTCTTCTTCGCCGCCAAGCGAGTGATTCTCACGCAGTTTGCTTGACCGGACATTGTCAGCTGCGAGAGAGGGAAAGAGGTTGCGATGAGAGCTGCGAGCTGAGAAATGGTTTTAGCAGAAAATGGGAGATGGAAATGAGATTATAAGGTATGAATGCCGCCATTGTTTCTGAAAAAAATTGAGGGCGCCGGGAAATTTGCACGAAATCTtgaaatgaaattgaagaggGATTTTGATTTGGGGTTTAATTTTTTGGTAATAAAAAACATTGAAGGCCGATATTGCGCCTAATCTGATTATTTTTTTGActgatttttgaaattttggaaATTGGGGATTGGAGGGGATGAGTTTCCCGGTTCTttgaatttttgtttatttatttatttcggtgatttaatcaattattattattgttcaCAAGATTCTGGAATCCAAGAATGTCTACTTGTAACCAAATGCAGTAAAACTTTCATTTATTTCTATAGAGCAACTTATTTTCAACATTTGTAAACATGTGTGTTTATCGATATTTTGATGGATATTTTTCTTAGTTAAATTAACTCATTGGATTAATATGTGGCATTGACCGTATTGTAGACTATTATTTGTCGATAAAGGTAATTATGATATTAATTAAGGTAATTCaatattaaatactccctccgtccccaattaagagtcactctttaactgggcacgggttttaaggaagtgtttgaatgtgtggtataataaatggagttaagtagtggaatgtgagacctcttTGACTTTTAGAGTATTTTTGATATCCAAATATAGTAAGcaggaagagtgactcttaatcggggacggaccgaaatagaAGAGAATGATTCTTAatcgggacagagggagtactatgttATGTCCTAGGACATGCGCCACGCACCATGGGATGGGCCGCACCGTGCACCCACACACGGGTGACCGTCTTCATAAAGACAGTTTTCAACAAAACTAGAAACTATAGTTGtgttaaattttgttttcgtaCCCGAATccactatttattactccttccATTCGAGCAATCTTATGGCATTTATTTTTTAGTGTGTAAAGTTATAAGCGTGTCTTTCCCTCTCTTTACTTGGGCAGTAATAAGTGATGTCCTTCAAAACGGCTCGTTTATAAGGGGAAAGACACATAGAATGAGGGCACGGGGCCGAGAAACAAGAGATTCAAATAGTAAGCTTACTATACGTCAAAGTGAACGATTTAAGATGTTTGGAACGATCTAACAACGAATACGACTCATTCAAATAGTAAGCTTACTAGGAATTAAAAAGTCTAATTTATGTCAAAGTGAAAACAGTTTAAGATGTTTGAAACAATTTAACAAAGAATACGACTCATTCAAATAGTAAGCttattagaaattaaaatatctACTTTTATGtcaaaatgaaaatgatttAAGATGTTTGGAACATCCTAACAAAGAATACGACTCCCGATGAAGAAATATTAGTATCATCACAAAATCTCAATTTACACAATATGAACTAATAGCATAAAACATGTAGAGTGTAGGATGGTGGAGAGCTAAGATGCCCAAAAATAGAAGATGCAATGGCTGAAAATGCAAGAGGAATTCAAGAACAAGAGATTGGATAACATAAATTGTTTTAGCTGATGCATTATGTAACATCTACTTGAGATAAGATCTCGAAAAACTTAAATAACAATTAATCTACCGCTAACAAAGTCACGAGAGATCTTATTTCTATTGTTTGAATAAAATTGAGAAATCTTATCAAATATGATCATGATTCACTGGTGTAAGCTGTGATAGATACAGTTCAAGAAGCGCTCGTTCCCTCGGCTGCGCCGTCGGGAAAGGGTCATTTcctgtaaaaaaaaaaaacatgacgCGTTAATTATGACATGtactgatgaaataaaataagagttgttcgaaataaaaataagagttGTTGCCTAATGGCCAAAGTTGAACAAACCTGTGGGGTACAAATCAGCCCACGGTGAGAGATTAACGTCGATGGCCGGTCCAAATTCAGACCGCTGCACGTCGTCCTCGATGCTGTGGCTCGGGCTCAAGTGGTTGTAGACGTGCACGCTTGGAGCGTGCACGAGAGTCAGGGATTGCGGGAGGATGTTGTCCATCCGTTGAGGAGGCTGGTCCCTGCACACGAATCAACTTCAACATATGATTCGAGTATTTGAAGGATCGGACGATTAGAATCGATCACTCCATTAATAAAAAAGTGTGACATATCAATTGTAACACTGATTAAGAACCTCATAGGAAGTAGGCCATTGGAGTCCAAGAAATTGAGGATTTGAGTTTGTGGATCTCTTTGTGGAAGCCAATCCAACACATTGTCTGGATTTCTTGCAGCCAAAACATTCATGTCTGTAGTTTGTGAGGGATAACTCATCACCTGAAACAATAGGGCGACGCGCGATAAGTGATTCGTATTTCTTGTTCGGACATTCCAAAGTAAGTGATGCATTTCCCATTTTGTCATAAATGAACCATTTAAATACcattctactttattctctcttatgtCGCCTAATTTGTTAACGTGTTATTTAACTTATTAAACGTCACTTTTCTTAATTTACGTGCCTAAAAGGGAATCATCAGTAACTTGTGGCGGAGGGAATATAATATAGTACTAACTATTTATAGAAATTCAAGAGCACCTGTGAAGATTGGGCACCAGGGGAGTTGTGCTGATCTTGCAAAACATGCTGTTGAGAAGAGGAGAAACTTCATTAACTTTACAAACACGAGATGTTGTGAATGACGACGACGATGAAGATGAAGACATACCTTTCGCAGCCTTATCTGCTTGAGATTTTCTTCCAAAACTTGCTCTCTATACTCAGCTTCACCACCCAATGTAGAAATCTCACAAAGCTCACTTTCATAAACCCTGcacatttatttatttgcaattttcatcccaatccaaaaaaaatgaagaaattggaagaataaaatactTAAGCAACCAATCACCTTAATTTTTTCTCTGCATCTTCAAGTTGGTACCTGCATTTGAGCAATTCTTGCTGCATTTCCTGCAATTCAATCATCTCACTAATCAATTCTTGACATAAGAATAAATCAATCgtcaaatttaaaatatactccctctgtccaaaaaaaataggcactgtacatttttaatttttaatttactaATAGATGGACTCATTCTCAACTGAcaataatgcaaatttttttaaataaaactcAATCGCACCCAATATTGACTATTTTTAGTCGACGAAGAAAGTGCATTTCTATaggaaaaaaatcaaacacaCCTCAATCTGAGAATGCATCATGCTAGCATTGCTGGCAGGGCTGCTACACACAAAAAAAGGATTGTTAgatttataaatcaaaattccacaaataaaattaaaattaacatGATATTTATTTTCTACAAATTCTACCCTGTAGCAGCAGCTTGATTATAATTTCGATCCGCTTCAGCTTTCAACTTTCCAATGGCCCTCTCTAGGTACTGCAAAAAATATCCACATaaaccaaaaaatcacaaaaaattttaaaaaaattctatatCACTAAAAAAAGATTTGTTCAAAAAGGAAACATGTTACCTCCTGGTTATGTAGCCTGTCCCATTGcatgaaaaaacaaaaacaaaaaaatcattAGACACCACTAAAAATCCAATCTTGAAAACTACTTATGCTCACACAAAATTATACCCACCATTCCCAAGTTAATGAGTCATTTATTCAGAACAagaatttcaataaaataaaaaggaataaaaatactaatttaattgaCTCATTTGGGTTCAGACATTCGAAAAGGAATTAAGTAGAGAGTCGATCTAAATTAATTTACCTTCCTCTCTCATGTTCTGGGAGATTAACAAAGCGCGCCATGATCTCTTCGATGCTACAAAGAAACATTTAGATGAGAGAAAGATTGGAGAAAGGAGAGAGATTTGAGGGGATTGGAAAAGAACCTTGTGTTACCGGAGAAGATGCTGACCCTACCAGAAGGGGAAAACATGATGAGGGCAACGTCAACATCACAAAGCACAGATAGTTCATAGGCTTTCTTAATCAGTCCATTTCTTCTCTTTGAGAAAGTGACCTGCCTATTTGTAGTGTTCTCAATTTTCTTGATTTGGAGCTTCACTCTCCCCATCACTAAATTAGCACTACTAACTTCTTAAATTAgcaaacatacatatatatatataaatctaTGTGTttgaaagaagagaaaagaaagaatggGATGGGAGATGATTAATGAagagtggagagagagagaaagagatgggAATGGTGAGGAGATGAAGTGTGTCAGTCAGGCCAAAGGTGACggcagagagagagaaggaaaggCGGTGTATATGTATATCTATTGGTGATGAGAGAGAATGGAGGGTTTGTTAGAGAAGATGCAAATTTCAGACACGTACCAATTCATGCTCATACATGCCACCGTTGCACTATTAAATCAATTGCTCCACTCCCTAAATATTAAGGATTTTTTAGTGAAAATGAGTTATAATATGAAGTAAATAATCGCGGGATGAGAATATAAATATGCAATCCAAGTTTGTTTCtagaaataataatatcaaaataatgttttttggtatttttttcgATAAAAAATTGTTGGTGGGGAGGCGACATCTCCGAGCGACCGTAACCAAAAATTAGGGTATCCACTGTGGcatggacgcggctatagccgcgtccacggGCGTGCGGCGAGCGGGCTATAGCGGAGGGCGCGGGCGGACGGCGAAATCGGGGCGGTAGGGGGGCGGACGGGCTTCAGCCGgctccggggcgaggacgcggcgagatgggcgaggacgcggctatagccgcggcgcctatagtggcggcgccgaccgccgcggctatagccgatttttttttttacattttaattcacctataaatacaccccactccattcattattttcacaccattccaactctatatctataaaaatttctacttcgtatagtcgtgttcttctaattacgtatagcccgataaatttgttcataattacttgaaatattataaaatgaaaattgattataaaatttgggggccattggaggtgtccactatagtggcggaaatagaattttggggctatgaaGTATGAACAATAAAACtagggctatggacaaaaactggggcggggctattgggcgtgtctgccttatagtggacactctaatgcTACGACGGAGGCGACCGCGACCCTAAATCATTATTATATTCCTATTTCagtattatactttaatttaatCGTGATGGATTGAGAACATAATTTTGAAAGTCTCTATTGAATGAATGATCGTGGAGTTCGGGATAAAAATGTAATTTTACAATATCAATGTAAACAAAAAATTTTCAAAACGAAcactttttaatatattttttttaaagaaaatattcACCGGTCAAAGCGGCAACTGGTTTATAGTCCTCTACATGAAAATTCAGTCATTTTAACAATTTGACGGGAGCAATTACCCTCTAAAACATGATTGTATCTCTATTAAGCATTATCCTTAAATATACAATATTTTTTCTATCGTTATATTTGATGTATTTATTTGGACAAGTGATTTTTAAATGAGGTCTATAGTCCAATGAAGAGATAACAAAGTTGAAAAGGGAAGATAAGGAATAAAGGTATAAGATATTACATGTGATGTTTTTGCCTAGAAAAATGATTCGGTTATAATGGGCGTCATTTacattggaaaataaatttataattttattaaaaaaaagtttttattttatagtatgtgATATTTCTATTCTTTTTGTAGTTAAGAGAGGGGGTCACATTATATATTAACAGCAAAgatcatctttttcttttttacaaatgaaatttgatttattctcaTTGAATAGTTAAACGAGTATTTGTTAGAATgcacatttaattttataatggtaataaataaatatattgctacACGTtacctattataaaaaaagtactactaACATACTTCTATTACAAATAAAGTGATAAAAATCTATGagttccatcttaaaaccaattgatgataagaggagaggtccatgagacttatatagttgattaagctctttgtgtacaccgatgtgagatattat
This genomic interval from Salvia splendens isolate huo1 chromosome 13, SspV2, whole genome shotgun sequence contains the following:
- the LOC121761804 gene encoding agamous-like MADS-box protein AGL104, with translation MGRVKLQIKKIENTTNRQVTFSKRRNGLIKKAYELSVLCDVDVALIMFSPSGRVSIFSGNTSIEEIMARFVNLPEHERGRLHNQEYLERAIGKLKAEADRNYNQAAATGNASMMHSQIEEMQQELLKCRYQLEDAEKKLRVYESELCEISTLGGEAEYREQVLEENLKQIRLRKHVLQDQHNSPGAQSSQVMSYPSQTTDMNVLAARNPDNVLDWLPQRDPQTQILNFLDSNGLLPMRDQPPQRMDNILPQSLTLVHAPSVHVYNHLSPSHSIEDDVQRSEFGPAIDVNLSPWADLYPTGNDPFPTAQPRERALLELYLSQLTPVNHDHI